The proteins below are encoded in one region of Halalkalicoccus jeotgali B3:
- a CDS encoding sulfatase: protein MTTDTDCSNVVLITVDSLRADAIGPYSDEYRTPSLERLAERGTVFEHAFATGNWTPFSFPGLLASRPVFADSGAIGVTESETLAEVLADAGFETGGFNAANGFLTDHWGYDDGFGEFESFVADAGSLYGRYLAAHPTVEAWLQLASSPVRRLLSRARGGDDDRPFMDASRMLDVEKHATSFIEGREEPFFLWIHYMDPHTPYAPAPRHFREVSSAPLGTPQMLLAHARAGLGRDVGERTLADLRTLYQATVRQVDASIGRVLEALSESGAREETAVVVAGDHGEEFQDHGHLAHYPKLYDELLHVPLLVDAPDSDARRIEGAVGLDAVPPTVCELLGVPSPATWAGDSLVESVRSGDRPAEEPVLSVTVRGEEITQQPIPRDLDDGDLLVSARTDEWTYIENTNTETAELYHRPSDPRQQRDLATEPDAEGAAAIERLRPLVRDHARSLERDETAQVSADEAVEKRLEALGYR, encoded by the coding sequence ATGACAACAGACACTGACTGCAGTAACGTGGTTCTGATCACGGTCGATTCGCTGCGTGCGGACGCGATCGGACCGTACAGCGACGAGTACCGGACGCCATCCCTCGAGCGCCTCGCCGAGCGCGGGACAGTCTTCGAGCACGCCTTCGCGACCGGTAACTGGACGCCGTTTTCGTTTCCGGGGCTGTTGGCCTCCCGTCCGGTTTTCGCAGACTCAGGGGCTATCGGCGTCACCGAAAGCGAGACGCTCGCCGAGGTCCTCGCCGACGCCGGCTTCGAGACGGGCGGGTTCAACGCCGCGAACGGCTTTCTCACCGACCACTGGGGGTACGACGACGGGTTCGGGGAGTTCGAGTCGTTCGTCGCCGACGCCGGGTCGCTCTACGGGCGATACCTCGCGGCCCATCCGACCGTCGAGGCGTGGCTCCAGCTCGCGAGCTCGCCGGTTCGTCGCCTCCTCTCGCGGGCCCGCGGCGGGGACGACGACCGCCCCTTTATGGACGCCTCGCGGATGCTCGACGTCGAGAAGCACGCGACGTCGTTCATCGAGGGCCGCGAGGAGCCGTTTTTCCTCTGGATCCACTACATGGACCCCCACACGCCCTACGCGCCCGCACCGCGGCACTTCCGGGAGGTCTCCTCGGCGCCGCTCGGTACCCCGCAGATGCTGCTGGCCCACGCCCGGGCGGGGCTCGGCAGGGACGTCGGCGAGCGAACCCTCGCGGACCTGCGGACGCTCTATCAGGCGACGGTGCGTCAGGTCGACGCGAGCATCGGGCGCGTCCTCGAGGCGCTGTCGGAAAGCGGTGCCCGCGAGGAGACGGCGGTCGTCGTCGCCGGGGATCACGGCGAGGAGTTCCAAGACCACGGCCACCTCGCACACTACCCCAAACTATACGACGAACTGCTGCACGTGCCGCTGCTCGTCGACGCGCCCGATTCCGACGCCCGGCGGATCGAGGGAGCAGTCGGGCTCGATGCGGTCCCGCCGACGGTCTGTGAGCTCCTCGGGGTCCCGTCGCCGGCGACGTGGGCGGGCGACTCGCTCGTGGAGTCTGTTCGCAGCGGCGATCGCCCCGCCGAGGAGCCGGTGCTCTCGGTGACGGTCCGCGGCGAGGAGATTACCCAACAGCCGATCCCGCGCGACCTCGACGACGGGGATCTCCTCGTGAGCGCCCGGACCGACGAGTGGACCTACATCGAGAACACGAACACCGAAACCGCGGAGCTCTATCACCGCCCCTCGGATCCGAGACAGCAACGGGACCTGGCGACCGAGCCCGACGCCGAGGGGGCGGCAGCCATCGAACGGCTCCGACCGCTGGTTCGGGATCAC
- a CDS encoding DUF2237 family protein produces the protein MSDESDRNVYGTELRPCSVDPETGFLRDGHCRHLRRDPGRHEVCAVLTEAFLTFSKAQGNDLTTPQPEFGFPGLEPGDRWCLCLPRWIEAREAGHAPPIVLEATHERVLDEIDPDTLREYELDPRAEETGDE, from the coding sequence ATGAGCGACGAGTCCGACCGCAACGTCTACGGCACCGAACTCCGTCCCTGTAGCGTCGACCCCGAGACAGGCTTCCTACGGGACGGCCACTGCCGACACCTCCGGCGGGATCCGGGCCGCCACGAGGTCTGTGCGGTACTGACCGAGGCGTTCCTGACCTTCAGCAAAGCGCAGGGAAACGACCTGACGACGCCCCAGCCCGAGTTCGGCTTTCCCGGGCTCGAACCGGGCGATCGCTGGTGTCTCTGTCTGCCCCGCTGGATCGAGGCCCGCGAAGCGGGGCACGCACCCCCGATCGTGCTCGAGGCGACCCACGAGCGTGTTCTCGACGAGATCGATCCCGACACGCTCCGGGAGTACGAGCTCGACCCGCGGGCCGAGGAAACGGGAGACGAGTAG
- a CDS encoding phosphoglycerol geranylgeranyltransferase, with the protein MSESWTDWDHIVKVDPDKDLAPGDSFEDVCRTGTDAIEIGGTLDMTEEKMQEVIDACAKYDVPLYQEPSNPAVVVDDKALDGYLVPVVLNAGDISWAIGFHKEWVKIDDIDWDRTFTEAYIVLNPEASVAELTQADCQQTAEDVAAYAEVAEKMLGQPIVYIEYSGTFGDPEKVRAASEALEEATLFYGGGIGDYESANTMAQYADVIVVGDLLHEAGCEAVEETVEGAQDARAKATNHR; encoded by the coding sequence ATGAGCGAATCGTGGACCGATTGGGATCACATCGTCAAGGTCGATCCCGACAAGGACCTGGCTCCGGGCGACAGCTTCGAGGACGTCTGTCGAACCGGAACCGACGCCATCGAGATCGGTGGCACCCTCGATATGACCGAAGAGAAGATGCAAGAGGTGATCGACGCCTGCGCGAAGTACGACGTGCCGCTGTATCAGGAGCCGTCGAACCCCGCGGTAGTCGTCGACGACAAGGCGCTCGACGGCTATCTCGTGCCGGTCGTCCTCAACGCGGGCGATATCTCGTGGGCGATCGGGTTCCACAAGGAGTGGGTCAAGATCGATGACATCGACTGGGATCGGACGTTCACCGAGGCCTACATCGTTCTCAACCCCGAGGCGAGCGTTGCAGAACTAACACAAGCCGACTGCCAGCAGACCGCGGAGGACGTGGCTGCATACGCTGAAGTCGCGGAGAAGATGCTCGGCCAGCCCATCGTCTACATCGAGTACTCGGGCACCTTCGGGGATCCGGAGAAGGTGCGGGCCGCAAGCGAGGCCCTAGAGGAGGCGACCCTCTTTTATGGCGGTGGCATCGGCGACTACGAGTCAGCCAATACGATGGCTCAGTACGCCGACGTGATCGTCGTCGGGGACTTGCTCCACGAGGCGGGCTGCGAGGCGGTCGAGGAGACCGTCGAGGGCGCCCAGGACGCGCGGGCCAAAGCGACGAACCACCGATAG